The segment GGCAAATTTCAATTTGTCATTCCGGTTTGATATTGTGAAGTGGTTTCTCACAGATGATTAGATGTTGATAAGAGTAAAATTAATGTCATGTCAAGGTTGAGTTTTTGGAAAATATGATTTCAAACTGAATTCCTAAATAACAGTGATGTGAGGACTTGAAGGGTATTACTAATACTGGCAAACCCTAGCTGTAAGATGAGTTGCAAATAATAGTCTTCCTTGTATCACCTATAAAATGATTGAGCTCTTGCTTTTTCACACTCTTCACAGGAAAGCAAGTGAGGACAAAACTCGCCCAAGCGTTTAACCACTGGCTCAATGTTCCAGAGGACAAACTGCAGGTGAGAAACCATCCCATTCTGCCTACTCACTTTTAGGCttcatccacacggaaacagaacaaAATCGTAAATGAGCCATTGCTTTGTCGTTTTGAAAAGGTTTCCCATAAACATGGCATCGTTTCAGGCAATGTCTCCATCCACAAGAAACCTTTGGGATATTCTGGCATAACCCTAACTAAGTTCTGCTGCACGAGTGAGCTTCATCTACAGTACCTCTATTTACTGCACCGGCCTTATTgtagacacagagaggaaaagagagaagcactgtgaccacacagcacagagtcacagacaagaacaagctgcagaTGTTCAGTGCAGCTGACTGTGTACAGAACattcactaataataataataatatgaaaataGTGTCTATGAAAATGGGTTTTGTCCCCTTATTTTACAATTCAGTTTTACTGTTAATCTTCACCACttatattttctttcctcctgtGTCTAAACTCGGAggacaggacgtgttctagcGATATTAAGCACCTTTTCAGGCTTACTTTAGTTACCTTTCATGAAAAGTAGTTGgcaacactgtaaaacaatcTCTAAACACACAAGAAGGAGGTAGACAGTGGATGGATGATGCCGTTTGTTGCAGTGTAGATGGAGCTGTTGGTGCAGAAAAATAGATCGAGATCAATCTATTGTCTGTTTGTCATTACTAGCAAACCTGTCTGTATTAGATGTAGTTAGTAAATTACAGTTTTATGAAATGATTGTAATTTTTGTGGGAGCAATTCTCAATCTGCTCTTGAGAATAGCTGTGAAGCCAGTTGAGAAACAATCATACCAGCTGTCTCAGATCAGGGCATCCTGTGCTAAATTGTGTTCCCTGGGTTTATACCAGACCATTTAATGATGCAGTGCCTCCTATTAATCTTGAAtaaagaataattaaaaagaaatcagccTTAAATTTCATGCCTGTAGTTATTTTCAAAAGATGTCACTGATTGAGCCATTATTGTATTTTGTGCCCTAaatcatttgtattattataataattgaaATTATGACTCTAAAATCCTGCCCACTGGGATTATATTAATGACAAAGGCACTATTTGTTCTCTATTCTTCATTTTGAAAAGGCTTTCACTGACATGAAAGCCATTACATCCACTGTTTCAATCCACATGCTCCTTGAGGCTACAACAATGTTACAGTTTGACTGATCAGTATTTGGTGTCCACTTTCATTCTCCTGATAATTCTACCTTAGACAGCATGCCATTGTTATTGTGCAGCAGGTTCTTGAGGTTAAATCTACCTCAAATATCAAAGATACCCCCACCCCGATCCCCCCACTGgctccctgtgtctctctgtcactgtgtagCAGCACTGTAAACTCCTGCTGAACCCCTCATGCAGACTGAGAGCACTCCTCTCATCATCATTAGCACACTGCTGCCAAGAAGTCGCCGCCATGGAAACAACCGTGCCTTCAGATAGATGGAAGCAGTGACAGTggcacattcattcatttggcAGTGCATTTTCACCAAACCCCGTATGTGCTTCTGTGCTGCATATGACAGCGTAGGCTGTGGCGGTTTGGGAAATCCCCCTTCTGCACGCATCAGTTACCTTTGCAACCTTTAGCTGACTGGCTTCCTCTTGTTTTCTCTGACAGTGAGTGTAGAAAGGTTAGCTTTCATATGCTGCCTTCAGTTTTTCACTTTGAAAACATGTGTCATTCATGGGAACGTCCTCTGCCTCAGGCTCAGAGCTTCTTGTAAAAACTaagttgactttttttccaGACAGGTCAGATTCCCACAGCCTGTAATGTGGTGGAGGATTATGGAATAGCTCCCCTGCACTTTTCCCTCATTTTTCATAAAAGTGATtattaaatgtgctatagaGCTTGGAGCTGGTCCATCTACATGAAAAACCCTGCAGAATAAGACGGTCTGACTGACTGTGCCACTATCCACACTGTAGAAAACAATACGACACATGTTCATGGGAAAGCATGTGTCGTATTTGCTTTTGTTGAGGCAAACGGCATCAACAAAAGATGttggttgttttaataaaaagctATGAAAGTTAAATTTCACATTTAGATTATTCTTTCTTGTTGCTATAAAAGGACACTTTTACTGTTCTACAGTTACATACAGGCCTGTAGGCGCAGCATGTGATCAGGTTTGTGAATAGTTTGACTAAGGGACAACTACAAGCTTCAAGATTAGCACTTTGATCAGcgccatgttgaggttttacaATTGTGTTCAGACTTCTCAGGCACCTGTTgaacaataccagctgtcaatcacatggtgtccactcatatgtgctgtgctcTACCAACCATTTTCTcataaatgggaacataattaaTAAAACTGACACCACGTTCTATTGAGACACCACGTTCTATTGAatagctgaaactagtgattgagactttgatctcctcaggaaaatgtttgctgatgttataaatcaagtgagaactagactaattttcccatagacttctatTCAAACTGACTTCTTTGTACAgaatcgccccctggtggcttttcAATATAGTTTTGCTTCGGTGTTGTCTTCATCCAGCAAACAGAAGACTCTACTTTTTATACGTCTATGAGCTTGACTAGTGGCTTAGTTACCATGGTAGTCAGCACCTACTGTGGGTCTTCTAATGGTGACGGATTTATATAACGGACTCAGTCAGAGTTATTTCCCTTTTCATATAGGACTGGTTTCTCAAGGGGTCACTGCAATCTTAATGTATTGCTGCTTTATAGCTTTGGTAAAAAAGAGTGAGTTTCTGCATCAGTAACCTGTGGTGATATTCAGTgaagcagcaacaacaccttGGTGCtgtctagagctgcaactaacgattattttcaatGCGATTAATCCGTTAATTACTTGTTTTGATTACTCGATTAGTCTAATTaatttgtttggtccagaaaataatcacagttaagaagctgaaaaagctgaaagcttgttttaattataaaaaaaacactaaagcGGAATATTCAAGGTCCAgatttattttggatttttttttttatcattgttttagtttttgtgtttaacGCCTCTTCAAATTGCCCTTCCCATTGCCCTTGCTTAGTGTCgtctttttcagcacaaactcAACTGTAAGTCTGACGTTATTTTCCATTAATAAAACATGCACTGTATTCACTGATAAACTAACAGACTCAGCATTATACAGCGACAGACTGGCTAATTAGATTCATTAGAGAACTCAGACACTTCCAGtccaaaacttaaaaaacagtTGATGCTTGTGTAAAGGACTATAGCTGCCGCTATTCATGCAAATTTCTAATCTCGCCTTTATTGTGCACAAAGACCAGTCCAGAAGACCAGAATATTCCTCTTATTCACGTGTGCTTTCATTGTAGTCTTACCCACAATGCCCCCCTTTCTTTTGAGTGGCTCACTGAGGTTGCAGGGTGAGAGAGTGTCGGGACACTGCCGAGGGAAAGGTTGTGTTTGGAGGATAAACTGCTCAGCTGGCACAGTCTTGGCCATCTGCCTGATCCACTGAGCGTCTCTTTGTGCTCCGCAGCCCCATACAAACAGCTTTCATTACCAGGCCACACCACTTGTCTTTAAATCAGCAGAGCACTCCAGCAGGCTGCACTGCCAGCTCAGTACAGCAGATACCTGATGGCAAACCTGACTGATTAGTCAGGTCATCATAGGTTGTCAGATTGAGGATGGGTCACACTGGCTGTGTGCTTCAATTACAAATGACCACTGTCTTTAATTGACTCCATACTAATACTTTTGGCTCCCCTGAGCAGTGGGTGAGTGTTTTTTAAGGTCAAAGTGTATAATAGGTCCAATGTGTGAGACTGAAGATTGTAGTAAATGGACTCCTTTGCTAAGCCCTCcgtttttggtgttttcatgAGGTGTATTACCAAAATAACCTGTCATAACTAGGATGGGGTACTCTTctcttggggtaccagagtaaaattgTATGGTACGGGCAGGGTTGAGCTAGATTGGCTCCACCCACGATtaattgggtgacagaaaaacgTCCCTCCCTTGCAATCGGTATAAATATCACATGGGCAAACGCCTGCAGGCTGCTCTCACTCAAAGCATGACATCTTGTCAAGACAAACAGCCGCAGTCTTTTCTACACtctgcctaccaagtaaagttactgttctcagtccaaacaagcctgacccaggatTTGACCATTTCAaaaccataccgtactgtaccaaaccaatgATGGATGAGATCTACGGTGGCCTATGCATACCAGAATGGATGATGTGTTCTCTTGTTTGCTTCttcaaaacaccaaaaatgTACACTCAAGCTGCTTCGTCTATCTTGGGtcgctgtagaaacatggcagctcAAGATCACATACTTATGAGAAATATATTgcatttctgccagtaaaccctcctaaatgttacacactggacctttaaagctttGAAGCCGtttgactttgtcaggaccttGGTAGTTAGATCTCTCTAAAAATATAATAGTGGCCCTTTATTGTCACCTCTAATAGCTTTACTTTGTGGTTATATTTTCTTGACTccgattctctctctctgaatgtgGAGGATTGAAGTGTGTCTTTGCTGAACACTTTATTCTGTCTGTCTTACTGATTCAACAACTATCTTGTCTGCTGATGGAGAGTATCAGCGCAGATAGAAATGTAGACatggcgccctctgctggatacaagctgcagtgcataattCACTCTGAGCTTCAAAGAACATTATTACCATCTCTGTGATGAGTAGATGAATTTAGTTATTTAGCATAAATACATGTGTAACAATACACTGATTTTGTCATTTCCAGATGATCATCGAGGCGACTGAGATGCTGCACAACGCCAGCTTGCTCATCGATGACATAGAGGACAACTCCAAGCTGCGGCGAGGCTTCCCGGTGGCCCACAGCATTTATGGGATTCCCTCGGTTATCAACTCCGCCAACTACGTCTACTTCTTGGGGTTGGAAAAGGTGCTAACCCTGGAGCACCCCGAAGCTGTCAAAGTGTTTACTCGGCAACTGCTGGAGTTGCACCGTGGCCAGGGCCTGGACATCTATTGGAGGGACACCTACACCTGTCCCACCGAGCAAGAGTACCGCAACATGGTGCTGCAGAAAACTGGGGGGCTCTTTGGCCTGGCTGTGGGCCTGATGCAGCTCTTCTCAGGCTGGAAACAAGACCTGAAACCCCTGCTGGACACGCTGGGTCTCTTCTTCCAGATCCGTGACGACTATGCCAACCTGAGATCCCGCGAGTACAGCGATAACAAGAGCTTCTGTGAGGACCTGACTGAGGGCAAGTTCTCTTTCCCCACTATTCATGCCATATGGTCGCGTCCAGAGAGCACCCAGGTGCAGAACATCCTGAGGCAGCGCACGGAGAACATGGACATCAAACGATACTGTGTGGATTATCTGGAGAAGGTGGGCTCGTTTGCCTACACCCGCCAGACCCTGCGGGACCTGGAGGTAGACGCCTATCGTCTCATTGAGAGCTTAGGGGGGAACCCTCAGCTGGAAGCCCTGGTCAAACACCTAAGTCAAATGTATCATGAGCCTGAAGTCTCAGCAGAGTCCACAACCGAGCCACACTCCAACCAAAACCACTGACCTCACCCACATTTCACATCACAGGCCTGCACACTCCATTAACACACAAGCTCTGGTGgtaacactgacacagacatacacattcCGATAAAAGCACAACACACCCACTAAAAGGTTACATTCACAAACCATTTTAGACGACACAGTCAATCAACATAAATTCTGGGAGAAAGCTTTGAGTGCATTCAGCCCCAAATGTTGCCTTTATCTTTTAAGTGTTActtaacaaataacaaattacCACTTTCTGAAATTTAGGTAGAAAATGACTTCCAATGTTTTAGGTTTGTTttcctgaaaatgaaaatgagataGAAATAAAGCTTAAAAGCCTTGCTTTTTGATGTGCGATACAGTGCATACCACCATATATGAAAAAGTTTATCTAGGGCAGAGCGAATGCTGGATGTTATTTGAAACAAAATGCGGATGTCTTAAGAGGTGTGACTGGCGGGATCTGTAATCATTAAGCTGCCCGAGTGCCAATCCTGTGTGGGGGCCCTCTGCAATTCAATTGTCTACTTGTTATGTAACATGCTGGCATTATATGCAAAGTAGTACTCGAGTTGTTTATGCTCAGCTGTGTATGAAATCAATGTTGAtgctttgttttattgacaACTATCTTTCCAGATTCAGCAGAACTCTTCACATCAGTGTTTGAGGGGAGGCTCTGTACTGTTGTTGCAGACCTATTTgcatttattgaataaaaaaaacaaaaacattaaagcaTAACTTGTGGGCTCATTTGACTTCTAAAACAAAGTTCCTCATATGTCTGTGGCATCAAAGccggttttgttgttgttgttgctttagcccagtgtttcccaatcctggacctcagggacccactgccctgcatgtgctgtgctccaacacacctgactcaaaTGAAAGGCTCGTTATCAGAGCTTGAtaacgagctgaccatttgaatcaggtgtgttggagcacattcagggcagtgggtccctgAGGTCCAGGTGTGTGAAACAATGCTTCAGCCGACTCCTCAACAGCACCATCTACTGAGCACACGGGCATGACTGAAAATCAAAGTCCCTTCTTCTACACTTGTTCCTACTCTTGATGTGGGGTCACACACGCACCTATCACATACAGTCTCATAAGAGGAGTCACAAGAAGTGATGCTTTTTAACAGTGAAAAATAGGGCTTTGCAATATGAGGAAAACATAACTTCAGTGAATGATATTATTACCTTATAACTTGAGATAAATATGCAAATCCTTGATcatacagtgttttctttgcttttggTTTCCCACTAACATAGATCCAAACGGGTGAGTAACTTATgcaaacactaaaaaaaatgcattatggttttattaataataatttaaacatcTTAATGACCCCTGGTAGTTTAAGTAAAGTGTGTTGggagaaattaaaataaaaatgtttgctgGTGTGTTCTTGATCAAACAAAACTGGCACAAGCAACCGTCTACAGTGACTGTATCGCACTTCAAGCAGCAGTGGTTGTTTGTGAATGTATTGTGCAGCCCTAGAGCAGGATGAGAGGTGACAGATGTATTATAGAAATGGTTATGGATGTGGTTGGTGATTCGCTGCAGTTTTGGTCATCGAAATCCAACACATCTGTTCATCTAAATGTCCAATGCTTGAGAATGGAAGGGAACGGGCATCCTTCGCTAATGTTCCATCCAAGCAGCAGTGAGAGCAGGGGAAATATGATGCAAATGTTTCTGATTTGATAAACAGACGTATGAAGTGGCTGCCGCAGCACTGACTGGAGTCCATCACAATAATCAAGGCCCTCTCACACTTCTCATTtcttctctcccactctctaGGTTGACTTGATTGATTTTCTCCACCCACAGTGTCTGAGTTCTGTTTGGGAGCAAAACAGAATGGCTTTTGTGTGAAGAGCGACACGGCTCACATGCGGTCCCCTTCATCCTCTGCAAGCTTTGGATTATTTATCACTAGGCTGCACTTTACACTTTTGTGCTGCTCAGTAGCACTTCAGCGGATATGTCATAtatattgctgtttttttggaACCGCAAAATCTTGAAAATATATGGGAATAtgcactgctgtgtttgtagaAACTTCACTGATTTCAGTCTTTGGTGATACAGAGGAATTGAAATATCACCATCTGTATatgacacacaaaaagaaagacaagagatgACTTACAGAGTTTTCCAAGGCTGCCGTGTGTCTGTTTCAGGTGCGCTTTGCTTGACAGATGTACAGGTTTACTCATTCACACCTCATAGCTCCTGGAACAAATGCAGTCCTTCTCGTAAGAGCTGCTGAGCTGCTCCACTAAAGCAGCTGGCAGGGCATTATTTTCAAGCACAAGAGCCTTTGAagagaaaaccacacacacaaaactcctGAATGGTTTCAGCAAGAACATTTTCAATCACTGTCCagtacattcattcattttctttacagCCACATTTAAGTATAAGGCCGTTAACGGTCTGTGCTTATTACAGATGTATAGATAATAATAAGTGACTTCCACAGTCTCTATGTTGTACAACCCCGTTCATTCCTACTGATGATATTTGTTTGGAATGGACCACAAAATATGTGCTTTCATTCCTAAAACAGACTGTAACTATTAAATGAGCCAGGCATTAAGTTGCAAGACTATGTTCAGTCGCCAGtgatagagtgtgtgtgtgtgtgtgtgttagtgggaTCGCTTTTAGTTTTCTGTTTGAAAATGGAGATGCATAACATGAACAGCATTATCCTCTCATACCACATGTTGCATCGGCTCGTTCACGTTACAAGCTTCACGCCAGTGTGGTTATGATGATATTCATGTCAGCGCTCCCACAACAACATATGCTCTCATGCATAATTCTGCCAGCTCTCAATTATTTGTATAAACCTCATGTTCCATTGGGCATAAACgaggataaaaacaaaaaaaaaacagaaagaaagaaagaaaatgagtgtCTACTTGTGTTCACTGAAGCGTACACCAATCTGGCTCtgagtttaaaatgattaaaggGACAATCCAGGCATTTTACACATGGAGTGTTCTTAAATCTAAGACAGTAGCTCTAATTGAGCTTCATTGTAGATTTCTTTTTGGAGATTGGACATATATATGCTTTctatttattaaaattatatatgTTAAACAATGTGcttacatgtaaacacatgtatatacgtctaccactgagctactgtcgccCTAGTTAAAAAAACCaaccaattaaataaatactaaatttGATCTAATATTAACatacatttacaatattaaaaGCAGATGATTCAGAGAGGATGCTCTATGTTGCATGTTTCATCCATTtctcccgtctctctctccgtcttcttAGGAcattttaaagctccagtgacTGAGACTTTTGCCACGgccgcttctttgtgttttcagccttTGTCAAACTGTCGCTTTACTAGCACGACGTGGAGCCACTATGCTCCCGCCTTGCCTCCATCGGTCGTAATGTAATAATGAGTcagtgcaggaatgtcacaAACAACACGAcaacaaaacactgagaaacacagagagagtcgtgtggagctgacaggctcCCGTTAGCTGTGTGTGAACCCAACATTTAACAGTGATGTGAACGCAGCCGACATCTGTCTCCTTCTActctcagcttctccctttagggatCTGCCTTAATCTTGACCTATATCTcgtgtcctcttctgtcacaCCAAGTGccttcatgtcctccttcacaacatccatgaaccttctctgtggtcttcctcttttcttcctccatctttAACATCCTTTGTCTgctataatcactatccctatACTATACCACATCAaactcttactttatctccaaactgttcaacctgagctgtccctccaATATATCCACAACTACTCCTGCTCATCCTGACAAAAAATATCTCAGTATCTTCAGCTCTGCGTCAAATTATACCTTTTCAAATtcaagtgctgacaaaataaaacttaacGTGTCAGTCAAAAtcggtcaaaggtcacaaatgctttaactttttCACTCACCCAGAGACTTTAATTTCACCTgacctcatcattcactgccaaagtttccagtgcgtgaatttacttgttttattcaggccaacatttttttactcagtaacagatgtgtTAATGGGTTTAAAATGTagcagtacttccaaaaaaacatatttaagtaaaataacttattttaaaaagcacacaTGATGTACTACTAATGAAGATGTACTTCATTACTCTCCACCTCTGTGTTTATGGTTGCATCAGATTCTAAGAATTTCTTCAACGGATGGCGGATGATCTAATTCACGATCCTCTTAATATAGAATAATTGTCAGTATGGTTTGGTaatgacagagaaaacacaccGTCTGCCATGTTGCTGCAGCAGAGGTCAAGTAGTCTTATAAGACTGAAGTGATTCACTTTGTCAAAGACGTGTATAATTACGCGTGCCATTTCGGCGCCAATCCTTCTGCACACAAATCATCTCATCCAACCTCAGCACCACGTGACCCCACAGCTGTGTCCTGCAAAAATGTTTGCAGGAAGTGACAGCCATAACCTCAGCAGCCCGAGACGGCGTCGCTGCATGGGAATGAGACGCAGAGCTGTGGGTACAATTTCAAGTTAGGAAAAGGAAATGTTGCCCCATTAGGGCACAGTTGTGTGTCTAATAATATCCCCcccacacatttctgtgaatCACACTCAGACAAATACAGATTTTTTGGTGCTGGGTgtcatgaataaatgatttcCTCCTCGTTTTAGGGCACATGGGGAATgagaaggaaaaggaggaggaggaggaggaggaggggttgcTGGAGAAGAGGGGGCTGATTGACAGCAATGCATAATGCTCTGTGAGGAGAGTTATTTGAATGCATATGCAGATGCACCCCCAGTGAAAACCTCAGTAGAGCAGACTGTATGCTGTTCTGTGTCAGATCCGGGACAGCTGCGCCTGATCTGAATCGTGACATCTTTACTTTGACACCACAGGTACGTTTTAATTTCTATTAGTAGTGCACTGTGTTAAACACTGTGGGCTCTGAAA is part of the Solea senegalensis isolate Sse05_10M linkage group LG15, IFAPA_SoseM_1, whole genome shotgun sequence genome and harbors:
- the ggps1 gene encoding geranylgeranyl pyrophosphate synthase, which produces MDGDSESASQRILLEPYKYLLQLPGKQVRTKLAQAFNHWLNVPEDKLQMIIEATEMLHNASLLIDDIEDNSKLRRGFPVAHSIYGIPSVINSANYVYFLGLEKVLTLEHPEAVKVFTRQLLELHRGQGLDIYWRDTYTCPTEQEYRNMVLQKTGGLFGLAVGLMQLFSGWKQDLKPLLDTLGLFFQIRDDYANLRSREYSDNKSFCEDLTEGKFSFPTIHAIWSRPESTQVQNILRQRTENMDIKRYCVDYLEKVGSFAYTRQTLRDLEVDAYRLIESLGGNPQLEALVKHLSQMYHEPEVSAESTTEPHSNQNH